In Campylobacter concisus, a single window of DNA contains:
- a CDS encoding CvpA family protein — MDLVTWFDIIIIALVLMLGIKGILNGLIKEAFGLIGLIGGLIIASRFSDLSGEFITKNIYKFENPSFLQFVAFISLWLVFWLVCLLVGKFLSKIVSVSGLGFLDRLGGFVMGSGKIFLTFSAVVAVISGTSLNNIIAPYFANSKVYPVLIETGKWITNLDVKNIKSELDEIVARPMDTNKTDAFISMDANASVNTDSNITKGE; from the coding sequence ATGGATTTAGTAACGTGGTTTGATATTATTATTATTGCTCTTGTCTTGATGCTTGGCATAAAAGGCATATTAAATGGACTTATAAAAGAAGCTTTCGGGCTTATCGGACTTATCGGTGGCTTAATTATAGCTAGCAGGTTTTCAGATCTATCTGGTGAGTTTATAACTAAAAATATATATAAATTTGAAAATCCTTCATTTTTACAGTTTGTTGCATTTATCTCTCTTTGGCTAGTTTTTTGGTTAGTTTGCTTACTAGTTGGTAAATTTTTATCAAAAATAGTTTCAGTAAGTGGGCTTGGTTTTTTGGATAGACTTGGTGGATTTGTTATGGGAAGTGGAAAAATTTTCTTAACATTTTCGGCAGTAGTTGCTGTAATATCTGGCACTTCGCTAAATAATATAATTGCTCCTTATTTCGCGAACAGTAAAGTCTATCCGGTTTTGATAGAAACTGGCAAGTGGATAACAAATCTTGATGTGAAAAATATCAAAAGTGAGTTAGATGAGATAGTGGCAAGACCAATGGATACAAATAAAACTGATGCATTTATCTCAATGGATGCAAATGCTAGTGTAAATACCGACTCTAATATCACAAAAGGGGAATAA
- a CDS encoding Fur family transcriptional regulator produces the protein MIENLEYDALLEKFKRVLRDNGLKYTKQREILLKTLYNNGEHFTPERLYLFIKETHPELNIGIATVYRTLNLLEESEMVTSISFGSQGKKFELATKPHHDHMICRKCGLIIEFEDPMIEKRQISIAKDHGFKLTGHMMQLYGICEKCSKNNIKGK, from the coding sequence ATGATAGAAAATTTAGAATATGATGCGTTGCTTGAGAAATTCAAAAGAGTGCTTCGCGACAATGGTTTAAAATACACGAAACAGCGTGAAATTTTACTAAAAACGCTATACAACAATGGCGAACACTTTACTCCAGAAAGACTTTATCTTTTTATAAAAGAAACGCACCCTGAGCTAAATATTGGTATCGCAACTGTTTATAGAACACTAAATCTACTTGAAGAATCAGAGATGGTGACATCAATCAGCTTTGGTTCACAAGGCAAAAAATTTGAGCTTGCCACAAAGCCACATCACGACCATATGATATGCAGAAAGTGCGGCCTTATCATAGAATTTGAAGATCCAATGATAGAAAAAAGACAAATCAGTATCGCAAAAGATCATGGCTTTAAACTAACTGGCCATATGATGCAGCTTTATGGAATTTGTGAAAAATGCTCAAAAAATAATATAAAGGGAAAGTAA
- the lysS gene encoding lysine--tRNA ligase, giving the protein MFDNQHEIQRLQSIDELRNLGINPYPHFLRRDMNISKFRLKFNYINDTEEKKAEGQLVGLAGRIKLIRDAGKAVFANIEDEDGNLQIYFSNKTLDPEWFKIVKKYVEIGDIVYVRGYAFITRTGEFSMHVSELSLASKSISPLPEKYHGLVDVETRYRQRYLDMIMNPEVRADFKRRSVIISTIRRFFEEKGFLEVETPMLHPIAGGANAKPFITFHNALGVERYLRIAPELYLKRLIVGGFEAVYEMNRNFRNEGMDLTHNPEFTSIEFYWAYHNYHDLMGITEDLFNVILDKLDMEKVVNFDGMEIDFSKPFKRISYKKALVEIGGLDENVINDKDKILAKLRADGLEANEKLDLGHLQAELFDNYVESKLIHPTFVIDYPISISPLSRRSDANPDVAERFELFIAGRELANGFNELNDPIDQYNRFKAQIDVKNAGDDEAHEMDEDYVKALGYGMPPVAGEGIGIDRLVMLLTDKKSIRDVVLFPAMRPLKTETKENEK; this is encoded by the coding sequence ATATTTGACAACCAACATGAGATTCAACGACTACAAAGCATAGATGAGCTAAGAAATTTAGGTATTAATCCATATCCGCATTTTCTTAGAAGAGATATGAATATCTCTAAATTTAGACTAAAATTTAACTACATTAATGATACGGAAGAGAAAAAGGCCGAAGGTCAGCTAGTAGGTCTTGCAGGTAGAATAAAACTAATTCGTGATGCTGGAAAAGCGGTTTTTGCAAATATCGAAGATGAAGATGGAAATTTACAAATTTACTTTAGCAATAAAACGCTTGATCCAGAGTGGTTTAAAATTGTTAAAAAATACGTAGAGATAGGCGATATCGTCTATGTCAGAGGTTATGCATTTATAACAAGAACTGGCGAATTTTCCATGCATGTAAGCGAGCTTAGCCTTGCTTCAAAGTCGATAAGCCCACTTCCTGAGAAGTATCATGGACTAGTTGATGTTGAGACAAGATATCGCCAAAGATACCTTGATATGATAATGAACCCTGAAGTTAGAGCTGATTTTAAAAGACGCTCGGTGATTATAAGTACGATTAGAAGATTTTTTGAAGAAAAAGGCTTTTTAGAAGTTGAAACACCGATGCTACACCCAATAGCAGGCGGTGCAAACGCAAAGCCATTTATCACTTTTCACAATGCCCTTGGGGTCGAGAGATATCTAAGGATCGCACCTGAGCTATACCTCAAACGCCTTATAGTAGGTGGCTTTGAGGCTGTTTATGAGATGAATAGAAATTTTAGAAATGAAGGAATGGATCTTACTCATAATCCTGAGTTTACAAGTATAGAGTTTTACTGGGCATACCATAACTATCACGATTTAATGGGCATTACAGAGGATCTTTTTAATGTCATTTTAGACAAGCTAGATATGGAAAAAGTTGTAAATTTTGACGGCATGGAGATTGATTTTAGTAAGCCATTTAAGCGAATAAGCTACAAAAAAGCTCTCGTTGAGATCGGTGGACTAGATGAGAATGTCATAAATGACAAAGATAAAATTTTAGCAAAACTAAGAGCTGATGGCCTTGAAGCAAATGAGAAGCTTGATCTTGGTCACTTGCAAGCCGAACTATTTGATAACTATGTAGAGAGCAAGCTCATCCACCCAACCTTTGTTATCGATTATCCGATTTCGATCAGTCCACTTTCAAGAAGAAGTGACGCAAACCCTGATGTGGCAGAGAGATTTGAGCTATTTATCGCTGGTCGTGAGCTAGCAAATGGCTTTAATGAGCTAAACGATCCAATCGATCAATACAACCGCTTTAAAGCTCAAATCGATGTTAAAAATGCAGGCGATGATGAGGCACATGAGATGGATGAAGATTATGTAAAAGCCCTAGGCTATGGTATGCCGCCAGTTGCAGGTGAGGGTATAGGCATCGACAGACTTGTCATGCTTTTAACAGATAAAAAATCAATACGCGACGTTGTACTCTTCCCAGCGATGAGGCCACTAAAAACTGAGACAAAGGAGAACGAAAAATGA
- a CDS encoding serine hydroxymethyltransferase → MSLQSYDKDIYDLVNLELKRQCDHLEMIASENFTYPEVMEVMGSILTNKYAEGYPGKRYYGGCEFVDEIEQIAIDRCKELFGCEFANVQPNSGSQANQGVYGALLNPGDKILGMDLSHGGHLTHGAKVSSSGKMYESFFYGVELDGRINYDRVMDIAKIVKPKMIVCGASAYTREIEFKKFREIADAVGAILFADVAHIAGLVVAGEHQSPFPYCDVVSSTTHKTLRGPRGGIIMTNNEEYAKKINASIFPGIQGGPLVHVIAAKAVGFKHNLSPEWKIYAKQVKANAKKLGEVLIKRGFDLVSGGTDNHLILMSFLNRDFSGKDADIALGNAGITVNKNTVPGETRSPFITSGIRVGSPALTARGMKEAEFELIANKIADVLSDINNTSLQEKTKAELVELAHKFIIYDKATF, encoded by the coding sequence ATGAGTTTGCAAAGCTATGATAAAGACATTTATGATCTAGTAAATTTGGAGCTAAAACGCCAATGCGATCACCTTGAAATGATCGCTAGCGAGAATTTTACATATCCAGAAGTTATGGAAGTAATGGGCTCAATCCTAACAAACAAATACGCTGAAGGCTATCCTGGCAAGAGATATTATGGTGGCTGCGAATTTGTCGATGAGATCGAGCAAATAGCGATCGATAGATGTAAAGAGCTTTTTGGATGTGAATTTGCAAACGTTCAACCAAACTCAGGCTCTCAGGCGAACCAAGGTGTTTACGGTGCTTTACTTAATCCAGGTGATAAAATTTTAGGCATGGATCTAAGCCATGGTGGACACTTGACACACGGCGCAAAGGTCAGCAGCTCTGGCAAGATGTATGAGAGCTTTTTCTATGGCGTCGAGCTTGATGGCCGCATAAACTACGATAGAGTCATGGATATTGCAAAGATAGTAAAACCAAAAATGATCGTTTGTGGCGCAAGCGCATACACAAGAGAGATCGAGTTTAAAAAATTTCGTGAGATAGCTGACGCTGTTGGGGCGATACTTTTTGCAGATGTTGCTCACATTGCTGGTCTTGTTGTTGCTGGTGAGCATCAAAGTCCTTTTCCATACTGCGACGTTGTAAGTTCAACTACGCACAAAACATTAAGAGGCCCAAGAGGCGGTATCATTATGACAAATAACGAAGAGTATGCTAAGAAGATAAATGCTTCTATTTTTCCAGGCATTCAGGGCGGACCACTAGTTCATGTCATCGCAGCAAAGGCAGTTGGCTTTAAGCACAACCTTAGCCCTGAGTGGAAAATTTATGCTAAACAAGTAAAAGCAAATGCTAAAAAATTAGGTGAAGTATTAATAAAAAGAGGCTTTGACCTAGTAAGCGGTGGCACTGATAACCACCTAATTTTAATGAGCTTTTTAAATAGGGATTTTAGCGGTAAAGACGCAGATATCGCTCTTGGAAATGCTGGAATAACGGTAAATAAAAATACGGTTCCAGGTGAGACAAGAAGCCCATTTATCACAAGTGGTATACGTGTTGGTAGTCCTGCGCTTACGGCTCGTGGCATGAAAGAAGCTGAGTTTGAACTAATAGCAAACAAAATAGCTGACGTGCTAAGCGATATAAACAACACATCTTTACAAGAGAAGACAAAAGCTGAGCTAGTTGAACTTGCTCATAAATTTATAATCTATGATAAAGCGACATTTTGA
- a CDS encoding DUF1882 domain-containing protein yields MQSIDTALIKIITTHYYIKRDTIINKIEYRGKIFFDKFEKINEPLTYNIMKEHEEGKAVIAHSLINANDKVENIVFDYNGRTPDRFWHKAQLLLREEGFINFTAYESKTPGHLHLYVHKGHTTLNEACQLANMLNAKLSQKLPKEWRMFPNIDMPKEFNILTLPYKLYQKERGASWSKYM; encoded by the coding sequence ATGCAAAGTATTGATACGGCACTTATAAAGATTATTACAACTCACTACTATATCAAGCGTGATACGATCATTAATAAAATAGAATACAGAGGTAAAATTTTCTTTGATAAATTTGAAAAGATAAATGAGCCACTGACCTATAATATTATGAAAGAGCATGAAGAGGGCAAAGCTGTTATCGCACACTCTTTAATAAATGCAAATGATAAAGTTGAAAATATAGTCTTTGACTATAACGGCAGAACCCCAGATAGATTTTGGCATAAAGCACAGCTTCTTCTAAGAGAAGAGGGCTTTATAAATTTTACAGCCTACGAGAGTAAGACGCCAGGACATCTGCATCTTTATGTGCATAAAGGTCACACTACGCTAAATGAGGCTTGCCAGCTAGCAAATATGCTCAACGCAAAGCTTTCGCAGAAGTTGCCTAAAGAGTGGAGGATGTTTCCAAATATCGATATGCCAAAAGAATTTAACATACTAACTTTACCTTATAAACTCTATCAAAAAGAGCGTGGGGCAAGTTGGTCAAAATATATGTAA
- a CDS encoding SPOR domain-containing protein — protein sequence MENDELKDILLERDDDARGLKLKKLLIFIAALIILFLIIVVAMKLVNSSDPSQAQNEADSRLVLPPVPAEQPVDRQAPIADTNSDNKKGDTQLFEQVPIVPENKQQDEFEDMIKKLKDKENNKPISKTEEPKEIVKPIEKPAEIPAKKAETKVDTPVKKVEKVATTDKKSEVKPAKTENKVDKKIEKKAETKIEKTDKKAEVAKTEPATKGSYVQVFVTSKFNPNAEYMKKIAAKGYSYKTIKVGELTKILVGPFDEKTLQKAVGDIRKDINKDAFIFRAK from the coding sequence GTGGAAAACGATGAGTTAAAAGATATTCTTTTAGAAAGAGACGATGACGCAAGAGGATTGAAACTAAAAAAACTTCTGATATTTATAGCAGCTCTTATTATACTTTTTTTGATTATTGTAGTTGCTATGAAGCTAGTAAATTCAAGCGATCCTTCACAAGCGCAAAATGAAGCTGATTCAAGACTAGTACTTCCTCCAGTACCAGCCGAGCAGCCAGTAGATAGACAAGCTCCGATAGCTGATACAAATTCAGACAATAAAAAAGGCGATACACAGCTCTTTGAGCAAGTACCGATCGTGCCTGAAAATAAGCAACAAGATGAATTTGAAGATATGATCAAAAAGCTAAAAGATAAAGAAAACAATAAGCCTATTTCTAAAACTGAAGAGCCAAAAGAGATAGTTAAGCCTATCGAAAAGCCTGCAGAAATACCAGCAAAAAAAGCTGAGACAAAGGTGGATACTCCAGTTAAAAAAGTCGAAAAAGTAGCAACTACTGATAAAAAGAGTGAGGTAAAACCAGCCAAAACTGAAAATAAAGTAGATAAAAAGATTGAAAAAAAGGCTGAAACCAAAATAGAAAAAACGGATAAAAAAGCTGAAGTAGCTAAAACCGAACCTGCTACAAAAGGCTCTTATGTTCAAGTATTTGTGACTAGTAAATTTAATCCAAATGCTGAATATATGAAAAAGATCGCTGCTAAGGGATATAGCTACAAGACTATAAAAGTTGGCGAGTTGACTAAAATTTTAGTTGGTCCATTTGATGAAAAAACGCTTCAAAAAGCAGTAGGCGATATTAGAAAAGATATCAATAAAGACGCTTTTATCTTTAGAGCAAAATGA
- a CDS encoding shikimate dehydrogenase, which translates to MKTFAVFGDPIAHSVSPRLHNKTIADLGLKALYTRVLLKDGSELINKFKSLKLNGANVTLPHKEWALNLADEASDIARKIGSANTLVLKNDKIYAHNTDAPGFLKAIKNFKDVKKAIVLGAGGTANAITYALKEQGVDVCILNRSKDRLEKFKDEYKCFSWDNYEEQKFDLVINSTSAGLKDDFLPAPKEILKSIFKDAKFAFDVIYGKQTPFLEMAKQSSLGVKDGTDMLLYQAVLALNLFFNNTLDESKIERSMREIFYLE; encoded by the coding sequence ATGAAAACATTCGCAGTCTTTGGAGATCCAATAGCTCACTCGGTATCTCCGAGGCTGCACAATAAAACCATTGCAGACCTGGGCTTAAAAGCACTTTATACAAGAGTCTTGCTAAAAGATGGCAGCGAATTAATCAATAAATTTAAATCCTTAAAATTAAACGGTGCAAATGTAACACTTCCACATAAAGAGTGGGCTTTAAATTTAGCCGATGAAGCTTCAGATATAGCTCGCAAAATAGGCTCTGCAAATACTCTTGTGCTTAAAAATGACAAAATTTATGCTCACAATACAGATGCGCCTGGGTTTTTAAAGGCAATAAAAAATTTTAAAGATGTAAAAAAAGCTATTGTTCTTGGAGCTGGCGGTACTGCAAATGCCATAACTTATGCATTAAAAGAACAAGGCGTTGATGTTTGCATACTAAATAGAAGCAAAGATAGGCTTGAGAAATTTAAAGATGAGTACAAATGCTTTAGTTGGGATAACTACGAAGAGCAAAAATTTGATCTAGTTATTAACTCGACCTCTGCTGGTTTAAAGGATGATTTTTTACCGGCACCTAAAGAAATTTTAAAAAGCATTTTTAAGGATGCTAAATTTGCATTTGATGTGATTTATGGCAAGCAAACACCATTTTTAGAAATGGCCAAGCAAAGCAGCCTTGGTGTAAAAGATGGCACCGATATGCTTTTATATCAAGCGGTCTTAGCACTAAATTTATTTTTTAACAATACACTCGATGAGTCAAAGATCGAGCGCTCAATGAGAGAAATTTTCTATCTAGAATAG
- a CDS encoding TRAP transporter substrate-binding protein — MNKFLLASLGLAAVACVAMGDDKVYKLKLASSWESTMPVLGDVPKELKDKVEKMSNGRLELRIDYPSKHKSPFAMLDFAKSGQYDITYTSSYYYKGKDAKTIFFTATPFMMNTDEQTAWYEFGGGKELEAKVYDPYNIKIFRAGNTGMQMGGWFKKEIKSLDDIKGLKIRIPGFGGEIYAKLGANINTIPTGELYMALEMGTIDSVEWVSPAYDMALGFHKVAKYYYTGWQEPNGETQFFFNKKSYEKLPDDLKAIFEAAAAEVARDANTKVFYSNVEYWDKMKSEYPDIQVKSFPPEVIAALKKATNELLDEESAKDPLFKEIVESQRAFLKKAREWTKISDYAYIKTNE, encoded by the coding sequence ATGAATAAATTTTTATTAGCGTCTCTTGGTTTAGCAGCTGTTGCTTGCGTTGCTATGGGAGATGATAAAGTTTATAAGCTAAAGCTTGCTAGCTCATGGGAGAGCACTATGCCAGTGCTTGGTGATGTACCAAAAGAGCTAAAGGATAAAGTTGAAAAGATGAGTAATGGTAGACTTGAGCTAAGGATTGATTATCCATCAAAGCATAAATCGCCTTTTGCGATGCTTGATTTTGCTAAAAGCGGTCAATACGACATTACCTACACAAGTAGCTATTATTATAAAGGCAAAGATGCTAAAACTATATTTTTTACAGCAACTCCATTTATGATGAATACTGATGAGCAAACAGCTTGGTATGAATTTGGCGGTGGTAAGGAACTTGAGGCAAAAGTTTACGATCCATACAATATCAAAATTTTTAGAGCTGGAAATACCGGCATGCAAATGGGTGGCTGGTTTAAAAAAGAGATCAAATCATTAGATGATATCAAAGGCTTAAAGATAAGAATTCCGGGCTTTGGTGGTGAAATTTACGCTAAACTTGGCGCTAACATCAATACTATCCCAACTGGTGAGCTTTACATGGCCCTTGAGATGGGAACGATCGACTCAGTCGAATGGGTAAGCCCAGCTTATGACATGGCACTTGGTTTTCACAAAGTGGCAAAATACTACTACACAGGCTGGCAAGAGCCAAACGGTGAAACTCAATTTTTCTTTAATAAAAAATCATACGAAAAACTTCCAGATGACCTAAAAGCGATCTTTGAAGCAGCTGCAGCAGAAGTAGCAAGAGATGCAAATACAAAAGTATTTTATTCAAACGTCGAGTACTGGGATAAAATGAAGAGCGAGTATCCAGACATCCAAGTAAAGTCTTTCCCACCAGAAGTAATCGCAGCTCTTAAAAAAGCCACAAATGAATTACTTGATGAAGAGAGTGCTAAAGATCCGTTATTTAAAGAGATCGTTGAGTCTCAAAGAGCTTTCCTTAAAAAAGCAAGAGAATGGACTAAAATTTCAGACTACGCTTATATCAAGACAAACGAATAG
- the pyk gene encoding pyruvate kinase, with amino-acid sequence MIKKTKIVATLGPASDNEETMEAMVKAGVNVFRLNFSHGTHEYHKSNIDKIRNIEKKLNKRIGILQDICGPKIRVGKLSEPFYLKAGDELSIHADEIIGEKVEKGIYKVSLNQPQILPMLKVGEYVYLYDGSIRARVTGEGKEVVKTIIENDGILNSNKGVNFPNTALGIEIITPKDKEDMKFGAKHGVNFVAISFVQDANDVIKAKNILKEFGSRAAVLSKIEKFDAVENIDDIIAKSDGIMVARGDLGIEVPFYKVPTIQKLIIKKANAASKPVITATQMMLSMAEHETATRAEISDVANAVLDGTDAVMLSEESAIGKNPVAVVEAMSKTIIQTQSIYPYNKFDEFDFFDETDMVASSAASLAVRIKADALISITGSGKSAIKLARNRTNIDIIAVAHDEQTAHMLTLAWGVTPALVLEKTKLSSLLANVMKKAYEEGYVEHDKTYLVTAGHPTGVEGSTNLIRIIRRDQLDYYLELATE; translated from the coding sequence ATGATAAAAAAGACGAAAATCGTAGCTACTTTGGGGCCAGCAAGTGATAATGAAGAGACAATGGAGGCGATGGTAAAAGCAGGTGTTAATGTCTTTCGTTTAAATTTTAGCCATGGGACACACGAATACCATAAATCAAACATTGACAAGATAAGAAATATCGAAAAAAAGCTAAATAAAAGAATAGGAATTTTACAAGATATCTGCGGCCCAAAGATCAGAGTTGGCAAGCTTAGTGAGCCATTTTATCTAAAGGCTGGTGATGAACTTAGTATCCATGCTGATGAGATTATCGGTGAAAAAGTGGAAAAAGGAATTTATAAAGTAAGCCTAAATCAGCCTCAAATTTTGCCTATGCTAAAGGTTGGCGAGTATGTCTACCTTTATGATGGCTCGATCAGAGCAAGAGTCACAGGTGAGGGCAAAGAGGTGGTAAAAACTATCATTGAAAATGATGGAATTTTAAACTCAAATAAAGGCGTAAATTTCCCAAATACAGCTCTTGGCATCGAGATCATCACACCAAAAGATAAAGAAGATATGAAATTTGGCGCAAAGCATGGCGTAAATTTTGTCGCCATTAGCTTCGTGCAAGATGCAAATGACGTAATAAAGGCAAAAAATATCTTAAAAGAATTTGGCTCAAGAGCTGCCGTTTTATCTAAGATCGAGAAATTTGACGCAGTTGAAAATATAGACGACATCATCGCAAAGAGTGATGGTATCATGGTAGCTCGTGGTGATCTTGGGATAGAAGTGCCATTTTATAAGGTTCCAACTATCCAAAAGCTCATCATCAAAAAGGCAAATGCAGCAAGCAAGCCAGTCATCACAGCAACTCAAATGATGCTAAGCATGGCGGAGCATGAAACTGCCACAAGAGCGGAGATCAGTGACGTGGCAAATGCCGTGCTAGACGGTACTGATGCTGTTATGCTAAGCGAGGAGAGTGCGATCGGTAAAAACCCAGTCGCGGTCGTGGAGGCGATGAGTAAAACGATCATCCAAACTCAAAGCATCTATCCATATAATAAATTTGATGAGTTTGACTTTTTTGACGAGACTGATATGGTGGCAAGTAGTGCCGCATCTCTTGCTGTTCGCATAAAGGCAGATGCTTTAATCTCAATCACTGGCTCAGGAAAATCGGCTATAAAATTAGCTAGAAATCGCACAAATATCGACATCATCGCAGTAGCTCACGATGAGCAAACAGCACACATGCTTACTCTTGCTTGGGGTGTTACACCAGCGCTTGTACTAGAAAAAACAAAGCTTAGCTCACTTTTAGCAAATGTCATGAAAAAGGCGTATGAAGAGGGATATGTCGAACACGACAAGACCTATCTTGTCACCGCCGGTCACCCTACGGGCGTTGAGGGTAGCACAAACCTTATACGTATCATCAGACGCGATCAGCTTGATTATTATTTGGAGCTTGCAACTGAGTAA
- the dnaJ gene encoding molecular chaperone DnaJ, whose protein sequence is MEFDYYEILEISRNASGDEIKKAFRRLALKYHPDRNSGDKEAELKFKQINEAYQVLSDEQKRSIYDRYGKEGLEGRFGSGGGFSADFDLSDIFDSFFGGGFASSSRQRRRYSEKYSADLEIPINLEFNEAIFGCEKEIKFDQKVPCPTCNATGSKDGKSKTCQHCGGSGRITRGNGFMNIVQECPYCHGSGEVISEPCPDCNAKAYKIQQQTVKITIPEGVDSGMRMRVAGKGNIGTNGVQGDLYVSINVKEDKHFIRHNDDVYLEIPVFFTQAILGESIKIPTLRGETELKLPVGAKDKQQFIFENEGIKSVNSRKKGRLVAQISIQTPEKLSDEQKELLNKLQASFGIESGKSNTDESVFDKIKSWFKGDEPKKKKKK, encoded by the coding sequence GTGGAATTTGACTATTACGAAATCCTTGAAATTTCAAGAAATGCAAGCGGAGATGAGATCAAAAAAGCCTTTAGAAGGCTCGCTTTAAAATATCATCCAGATAGAAATTCTGGCGACAAAGAGGCTGAACTAAAATTTAAACAGATAAATGAAGCTTATCAAGTTTTAAGCGACGAGCAAAAACGCTCTATCTACGACAGATATGGCAAAGAAGGCCTTGAGGGTCGATTTGGTAGCGGCGGCGGGTTTAGTGCCGATTTTGATCTTTCAGATATTTTTGACTCATTTTTTGGTGGCGGTTTTGCAAGTAGTTCTAGGCAGAGAAGAAGATACTCTGAAAAATACTCAGCCGATCTTGAAATTCCTATAAATTTGGAGTTTAACGAAGCTATTTTTGGTTGTGAAAAAGAGATAAAATTTGATCAAAAAGTGCCTTGCCCAACATGCAATGCAACCGGCAGTAAAGATGGCAAGAGCAAGACTTGCCAGCACTGTGGCGGAAGTGGCAGGATAACACGCGGAAATGGCTTTATGAATATCGTCCAAGAGTGTCCATATTGTCACGGAAGCGGTGAAGTAATAAGCGAACCATGCCCCGATTGTAACGCGAAAGCTTATAAAATCCAGCAACAAACTGTAAAGATTACCATCCCTGAAGGCGTTGATAGCGGCATGAGAATGAGAGTAGCTGGTAAAGGCAATATCGGCACAAACGGCGTTCAAGGCGATCTTTATGTAAGCATAAACGTAAAAGAAGATAAGCATTTCATTCGTCACAATGACGATGTTTATCTAGAAATTCCTGTCTTTTTCACGCAAGCTATACTTGGCGAAAGCATAAAAATTCCAACGCTTCGAGGAGAAACTGAGCTAAAACTACCTGTTGGAGCAAAGGATAAGCAGCAATTTATCTTTGAAAACGAAGGTATCAAAAGCGTAAATTCGCGCAAAAAAGGTAGGCTTGTAGCGCAAATTTCTATTCAAACGCCTGAAAAACTAAGCGATGAGCAAAAAGAGCTTTTAAATAAGCTTCAAGCTAGCTTTGGCATAGAATCAGGCAAATCAAATACCGATGAAAGCGTCTTTGATAAGATAAAAAGCTGGTTTAAAGGCGATGAGCCAAAGAAGAAAAAGAAAAAATAA
- a CDS encoding response regulator transcription factor, protein MVNVLMIEDDPEFAQILSEYLDSFNIKVTNFEDPYLGLSAGIKNYDLLILDLTLPGIDGLEVCKEIRQKYDIPIIISSARSDISDKVVGLQLGADDYLPKPYDPKEMYARITSLIRRYKKTNEVQEEVVDSAFRIDDKRHEIYFNNEPLALTPAEYEILTYLIKQHSFSVSREQLVYNCKSLKDKDSKSLDVIIGRLRSKIGDSSKAPKHIFSVRGIGYKLIG, encoded by the coding sequence ATGGTTAATGTTTTAATGATAGAAGACGATCCAGAATTTGCACAAATTTTATCTGAATATCTTGATAGTTTTAATATAAAAGTTACGAATTTTGAAGACCCTTATTTAGGACTTAGCGCTGGGATAAAAAACTATGACCTGCTAATACTTGACCTTACTTTACCGGGCATTGATGGGCTTGAGGTTTGTAAAGAAATTCGCCAAAAATACGACATTCCTATCATCATAAGTTCAGCTAGAAGCGATATTAGCGACAAGGTTGTTGGACTTCAGCTTGGTGCTGATGATTATTTGCCAAAACCATACGATCCAAAAGAGATGTATGCTCGTATCACAAGTCTTATAAGAAGATATAAAAAGACAAATGAAGTACAAGAAGAGGTTGTCGATAGTGCATTTAGGATCGATGATAAACGTCACGAAATTTACTTTAACAATGAGCCGTTAGCTCTTACTCCAGCTGAGTATGAAATTTTAACTTATCTCATTAAGCAACACAGCTTTTCAGTATCACGCGAACAGCTAGTTTATAACTGTAAAAGCCTAAAGGATAAAGATTCAAAGAGCTTAGATGTTATTATCGGACGCCTTAGATCAAAAATCGGTGATAGCTCAAAAGCCCCAAAACATATATTTTCAGTAAGAGGCATAGGATATAAGCTTATCGGATGA